A single genomic interval of Aureliella helgolandensis harbors:
- the polA gene encoding DNA polymerase I, giving the protein MFNRDDGKKLILLDGMALAYRAHFALVRSPRFTSGGLCTSAVFGILNTLMDIIKREDPTHLAAAFDTSEPTARHIAFPEYKAQRDAMPEDIAIQLPYIDRLMDAFNITTIRIPGYEADDIIGTLAYQASSCDFETLMVTPDKDYDQLVSDSVKVLKPGRKGGEVELLGVPEVLEKWGIERVEQVIDVLGLMGDASDNIPGVPGIGPKTAQKLIAQFGSVEELLAREAELKGKQRERIQQNHEQALLSKKLVTIRLDVPHDIKLGALQWESFDKKKLQALLQELEFDTIGKRLFGKSFSSAASRATVVREKREKEIQATLFDAEFDADENAQTLEDIQRSYQVVRTQAERENLVKQLLATPEFCFDLETTSLDPRTAEPLGIAFSCKKHEAFYVVCPQDPDELKQVFDDLQPVFSNESICKVGHNLKYDLSVLRWQGVSVQGPFLDTMLAHSMKEPEMTHGLDYLAKLYLNYQPVSITELIGPKGEGQLSLRDVPVERVAEYACEDADVTLQVANVLKPDIEERGVSQVCYEVECPLLPVLVDMEYEGIRLDVKSLREYSKRLQGEIDELRDAIYAGAGHEFNIDSPKQLGVVLYEELELDLNPKKTATGQYSTRESELERMQGRHPIVSDILQYRNAVKLKSVYVDQLPAAVQPKTGHVHTHYSQAWTATGRIQSKDPNLQTLPIRKQRGREIRAAFVARSDEFRILSADYSQIELRVMADLSGDPAMIEAFRGDQDIHAITAAKVYKVAESEVTREMRDKAKTVNFGIIYGISGFGLQQRLNIPRGEANELIANYFEKYPGVQDYIDRTIAFAREHGFVQTQTGRRRYLRDINSRNKSMVSAAERLAMNSPIQGTAADILKLAMIRVAKALRHGGFQTKMLLTVHDEIVFDLHQSEIDTVVPVIRECMMGALEMSVPLKVETGIGNNWLEAH; this is encoded by the coding sequence ATGTTTAATCGCGACGACGGAAAAAAATTGATACTGCTCGACGGTATGGCCTTGGCCTATCGCGCTCACTTTGCGTTGGTGCGAAGTCCACGTTTTACCTCCGGCGGACTCTGCACTTCGGCGGTATTTGGGATCCTAAATACGTTGATGGATATCATCAAACGTGAAGATCCGACGCACCTTGCCGCCGCATTCGATACCTCCGAGCCGACGGCACGGCATATCGCTTTCCCTGAATACAAGGCTCAACGCGATGCCATGCCCGAGGATATCGCTATCCAATTGCCCTACATCGATCGCTTGATGGATGCGTTCAACATCACCACCATCCGCATACCGGGTTACGAGGCGGATGACATCATCGGCACATTGGCCTACCAAGCATCCAGTTGTGATTTCGAGACGTTGATGGTCACTCCTGACAAGGATTACGACCAATTGGTGAGTGACTCGGTCAAGGTTTTGAAGCCTGGCCGCAAGGGAGGGGAGGTCGAGCTTCTGGGGGTGCCAGAGGTTCTGGAAAAGTGGGGGATTGAGCGAGTCGAGCAAGTGATCGATGTGCTGGGACTGATGGGCGACGCCAGCGACAACATTCCAGGAGTACCTGGGATTGGTCCGAAAACTGCTCAGAAACTCATTGCGCAATTTGGTTCCGTTGAAGAGTTGCTGGCGCGTGAGGCCGAACTCAAAGGCAAGCAAAGAGAGCGGATTCAACAAAATCACGAGCAAGCTCTACTCTCCAAGAAACTGGTAACGATTCGGCTCGATGTTCCGCACGATATCAAACTGGGCGCCCTTCAGTGGGAATCGTTTGACAAGAAGAAGCTGCAAGCACTGTTGCAAGAATTGGAGTTCGACACGATCGGTAAGCGATTGTTTGGTAAGTCGTTCTCCTCTGCGGCATCTCGCGCGACGGTGGTGCGGGAAAAGCGGGAGAAGGAGATACAGGCCACTCTGTTTGATGCCGAGTTTGATGCGGACGAGAACGCACAAACACTCGAGGATATCCAGCGCAGCTATCAGGTAGTGAGAACTCAAGCCGAACGTGAAAACTTGGTCAAACAGCTGTTGGCTACTCCGGAATTCTGTTTCGACCTGGAAACGACCAGCCTGGATCCTCGCACTGCTGAGCCACTGGGGATTGCCTTTTCCTGCAAGAAGCATGAGGCGTTTTATGTGGTCTGTCCGCAGGATCCCGACGAGCTGAAGCAGGTGTTCGACGACCTTCAGCCAGTCTTTTCCAACGAGTCGATTTGCAAGGTAGGGCACAATCTCAAGTATGATTTGTCGGTCTTGAGATGGCAGGGAGTGTCGGTGCAGGGACCGTTCTTGGATACCATGCTGGCACATTCCATGAAAGAGCCTGAGATGACTCACGGCCTCGACTACTTGGCCAAGCTCTATCTCAACTACCAACCGGTCTCCATCACCGAGCTAATTGGCCCCAAGGGAGAAGGGCAGTTGAGTCTGCGCGATGTACCGGTGGAACGGGTGGCTGAGTACGCTTGTGAAGACGCCGATGTGACGTTGCAAGTTGCCAACGTTTTAAAACCTGATATCGAAGAGCGTGGAGTCAGTCAGGTCTGCTATGAAGTGGAATGTCCGCTGCTGCCCGTCTTGGTAGACATGGAATATGAAGGAATTCGTTTGGATGTGAAATCCTTGCGAGAGTATTCCAAACGCTTGCAGGGAGAGATCGATGAGCTCCGAGATGCCATTTACGCAGGGGCAGGGCATGAATTCAACATCGATTCTCCCAAGCAGTTGGGCGTTGTGTTGTACGAAGAGTTGGAGTTGGATTTAAATCCGAAGAAGACCGCGACGGGGCAGTATTCTACCCGAGAGTCGGAACTAGAACGCATGCAGGGGCGGCATCCCATCGTGAGCGATATTCTGCAGTACCGCAATGCGGTCAAATTGAAGAGCGTGTATGTCGACCAATTGCCTGCAGCAGTACAACCCAAGACCGGCCACGTACATACCCATTACAGCCAGGCTTGGACGGCAACGGGACGCATCCAGTCGAAGGACCCCAATTTACAGACACTTCCCATTCGCAAGCAACGGGGACGCGAGATACGGGCGGCGTTCGTAGCTCGCAGCGACGAATTTCGCATTCTGTCGGCGGACTACTCTCAAATCGAATTGCGCGTGATGGCTGACTTGAGTGGCGATCCTGCCATGATCGAAGCCTTCCGTGGCGATCAAGACATTCATGCGATTACCGCTGCAAAGGTTTACAAGGTAGCGGAAAGCGAAGTCACTCGCGAAATGCGTGATAAGGCCAAGACCGTAAATTTTGGCATCATCTATGGAATCTCTGGATTCGGTTTGCAGCAGAGGCTGAATATACCTCGTGGTGAAGCCAATGAGCTGATCGCGAACTATTTCGAGAAATATCCAGGCGTCCAAGACTATATTGATCGTACGATTGCATTTGCGCGGGAGCACGGATTCGTGCAAACACAGACTGGACGCCGTCGCTACCTCCGGGATATCAACTCTCGCAATAAGTCGATGGTGAGTGCCGCGGAGCGTTTGGCAATGAACAGTCCCATTCAAGGGACAGCAGCGGATATACTGAAGCTGGCAATGATCCGCGTTGCCAAAGCACTGCGCCACGGGGGCTTTCAAACGAAAATGCTACTGACCGTCCACGATGAGATTGTTTTTGACTTGCACCAATCTGAAATCGATACGGTAGTGCCGGTAATTCGTGAATGCATGATGGGGGCATTGGAGATGTCGGTGCCACTCAAAGTCGAGACAGGCATCGGCAATAACTGGTTGGAGGCACATTAG